The DNA window CGGACGTCGAGGTGTCCGACGACCCGGCGACGTTCGACGCGGCCGACGGCATCGTTCTGCCGGGTGTCGGCGCGTTCCGTGAGGGTGTGGAAAACGCCGGACCGTACCGCGAAGCGCTCGTCGATGCCGCCGAAAGCGGGACGCCGGTGTTCGGCATCTGTCTCGGGATGCAGATGCTGTTGACGACGAGCGAGGAGGCCGAGCACGCCGGGGAGGGCGACGTTACCGGACTCGACCTCATTCCGGGGACGAACGTCAGGTTCGACGGGGACCAGAAGGTGCCACAGATGGGCTGGAACGAACTCTCCGTCCAGCGCGACCACCCGTTGGTCG is part of the Haladaptatus paucihalophilus DX253 genome and encodes:
- the hisH gene encoding imidazole glycerol phosphate synthase subunit HisH, with the protein product MEASTHAKQRAASVVVVDYGLGNLRSAVKGLERAGADVEVSDDPATFDAADGIVLPGVGAFREGVENAGPYREALVDAAESGTPVFGICLGMQMLLTTSEEAEHAGEGDVTGLDLIPGTNVRFDGDQKVPQMGWNELSVQRDHPLVDGVDGEYAYFVHSYYAVPEDDDAVVATTDYGTDFPSVIADESGTVFGTQFHPEKSGDTGLRILENFVNICLDS